In Acidimicrobiales bacterium, one genomic interval encodes:
- the rpsI gene encoding 30S ribosomal protein S9 — MPEKPLVQSTGRRKAAVARVRLRPGSGAVTVNKRPIDEYFPSATHRMIITEPLRLVEKTEVYDVDCSLDGGGISGQAGALRLGIARALADLEPDLRVPLKRAGFLTRDAREKESKKYGLKKARKAPQYSKR; from the coding sequence GTGCCAGAGAAGCCCCTCGTACAGTCCACCGGCCGGCGCAAGGCCGCTGTCGCCCGGGTCCGCCTGCGTCCGGGGTCGGGCGCGGTGACGGTGAACAAGCGACCGATCGACGAGTACTTCCCCTCCGCGACCCACCGGATGATCATCACCGAGCCTTTGCGCCTGGTCGAGAAGACCGAGGTCTACGACGTGGATTGCTCGCTGGACGGCGGGGGCATCTCGGGGCAGGCCGGCGCGCTGCGCCTGGGAATCGCCCGGGCCCTGGCCGATCTGGAGCCTGATCTCAGGGTGCCCCTCAAGAGGGCGGGGTTCCTGACGAGGGACGCCCGGGAGAAGGAATCCAAGAAGTACGGCCTCAAGAAGGCCCGGAAGGCGCCTCAGTACTCCAAGCGCTGA